Within Acidimicrobiales bacterium, the genomic segment CGTCGTCGGCGGCATGCGGGAGCGGGGCTGGGGGCGGATCGTGACCGTCGCGTCCGTCGCCGGCCTGGCCGGGGCGCCGTACATCGCCGCCTACGCGGCCTCGAAGCACGCGGCCGTCGGGCTCATGCGGGCCGTCGCCGCCGAGCTGCGGGGGACCGGGGTGACGGCCAACAGCGTGTGCCCGGCCTACGTGCGCACCGAGATGA encodes:
- a CDS encoding SDR family oxidoreductase, whose protein sequence is VVGGMRERGWGRIVTVASVAGLAGAPYIAAYAASKHAAVGLMRAVAAELRGTGVTANSVCPAYVRTEMTERTIANIVRRTGRTAEEAAAALGTILDPAAVADAVAWLSGDGAAAVNGREIVLDG